A genomic window from Caldicellulosiruptor kronotskyensis 2002 includes:
- a CDS encoding cellulase family glycosylhydrolase, which translates to MRVKTKMGKKWLSILCTVVFLLNILFIANVTNLPKVGAATSNDGVVKIDTSTLIGTNHAHCWYRDKLETALRGIRSWGMNSVRVVLSNGYRWTKIPASEVANIISLSRSLGFRAIVLEVHDTTGYGEDGAACSLAQAVEYWKEIKSVLEGNEDFVIINIGNEPYGNNNYQNWINDTKNAIKALRDAGFKHTIMVDAPNWGQDWSNTMRDNAQSIMEADPLRNLVFSIHMYGVYNTASKVEEYIKSFVEKGLPLVIGEFGHQHTDGDPDEEAIVRYAKQYKIGLFSWSWCGNSSYVGYLDMVNNWDPNNPTPWGQWYKTNAIGASSVPTSTPTPTPTPTVTPTATPTPTPSSTPVAGGQIKVLYANKETNSTTNTIRPWLKVVNTGSSSIDLSRVTIRYWYTVDGDKAQSAISDWAQIGASNVTFKFVKLSSSVSGADYYLEIGFKSGAGQLQAGKDTGEIQIRFNKSDWSNYNQGNDWSWMQSMTNYGENTKVTAYIDGVLVWGQEPSGATAAPTPTATPTPTPAPTPTPTTAPTPTATPTPTPTVTPTPTPTPTPTVTATPTPTPSSTPVAGGQIKVLYANKETNSTTNTIRPWLKVVNTGSSSIDLSRVTIRYWYTVDGDKAQSAISDWAQIGASNVTFKFVKLSSSVSGADYYLEIGFKSGAGQLQAGKDTGEIQIRFNKSDWSNYNQGNDWSWMQSMTNYGENTKVTAYIDGVLVWGQEPSGATAAPTPTATPTPTPAPTPTPTPAPTPTSTPTSTSTPTSTPTPTPTLTATPTPTPTPVQTVTPTPTVTPNPTSTPSIPDDANDDWLYVSGNKIVDKDGRPVWLTGINWFGYNTGTNVFDGVWSCNLKDTLAEIANRGFNLLRIPISAEIILNWSQGIYPKPNINYYVNPELEGKNSLEVFDIVVQTCKEVGLKIMLDIHSIKTDAMGHIYPVWYDDKFTPEDFFKACEWITNRYKKDDTIIAFDLKNEPHGKPWQDTTFAKWDNSTDINNWKYAAETCAKRILNINPNLLIVIEGIEAYPKDDVTWTSKSYSDYYSTWWGGNLRGVKKYPINLGKYQNKVVYSPHDYGPSVYQQPWFYSGFTKESLLQDCWRPNWAYIMEENIAPLLIGEWGGYLDGADNEKWMRYLRDYIIENHIHHTFWCFNANSGDTGGLVGYDFTTWDEKKYSFLKPALWQDSQGRFVGLDHKRSLGTNGKNINITIYYNNNEPAPVPAAK; encoded by the coding sequence ATGAGAGTAAAAACAAAAATGGGAAAGAAATGGTTGAGTATACTATGTACAGTTGTTTTTTTATTGAACATTTTGTTTATAGCAAATGTAACGAATTTACCCAAAGTTGGTGCGGCTACATCTAATGATGGAGTAGTGAAGATAGATACTAGCACATTAATAGGAACAAATCACGCACATTGCTGGTACAGAGATAAACTTGAGACGGCATTGCGAGGGATAAGGTCATGGGGTATGAACTCTGTGAGGGTAGTGCTGAGTAATGGCTATCGATGGACGAAGATACCAGCAAGTGAAGTAGCAAATATTATATCATTGTCAAGAAGTCTTGGATTCAGAGCCATTGTATTAGAAGTTCACGACACGACAGGATATGGTGAGGACGGTGCAGCATGTTCATTGGCGCAAGCAGTAGAATATTGGAAAGAGATAAAGAGTGTGTTAGAAGGCAATGAGGATTTTGTTATAATAAACATTGGTAATGAGCCGTATGGGAACAATAACTATCAAAACTGGATTAATGACACGAAGAATGCTATAAAAGCGCTAAGGGATGCAGGGTTCAAGCACACGATAATGGTTGATGCACCGAACTGGGGGCAGGATTGGTCTAATACTATGAGAGACAATGCCCAGAGCATAATGGAAGCAGATCCGCTGCGCAATTTGGTATTTTCGATTCATATGTACGGTGTATACAATACAGCGAGCAAGGTAGAAGAATATATCAAGTCATTTGTGGAGAAAGGGCTGCCATTAGTTATTGGGGAGTTTGGGCATCAGCATACAGATGGTGACCCTGACGAGGAAGCTATTGTCAGGTATGCAAAACAATACAAGATAGGACTTTTTAGCTGGTCTTGGTGTGGCAATTCGAGCTATGTAGGGTACTTGGACATGGTAAACAATTGGGACCCCAATAATCCAACTCCATGGGGGCAATGGTATAAAACTAATGCGATTGGTGCCTCTTCAGTACCTACTTCAACACCAACACCGACACCAACACCAACAGTAACACCAACTGCTACCCCAACACCGACGCCGAGCAGCACACCTGTAGCAGGCGGGCAGATAAAGGTACTGTATGCAAACAAGGAGACAAATAGCACAACTAATACGATAAGGCCATGGTTGAAGGTAGTGAACACTGGAAGCAGCAGCATAGATTTGAGCAGAGTAACGATAAGGTACTGGTACACGGTAGATGGGGACAAGGCGCAGAGTGCGATATCAGACTGGGCCCAGATAGGAGCAAGCAATGTGACATTCAAGTTTGTGAAGCTGAGCAGTAGCGTAAGTGGAGCGGACTATTATTTAGAGATAGGATTTAAGAGTGGAGCTGGGCAGTTGCAGGCTGGTAAAGACACAGGGGAGATACAGATAAGGTTTAACAAGAGTGATTGGAGCAATTACAATCAGGGGAATGACTGGTCATGGATGCAGAGCATGACGAATTATGGAGAGAATACGAAGGTAACTGCGTATATAGATGGTGTATTGGTATGGGGACAGGAGCCGAGTGGAGCGACAGCAGCACCGACCCCGACAGCGACACCGACACCTACTCCAGCACCAACTCCGACCCCAACGACGGCACCAACACCAACTGCTACACCGACGCCAACACCGACAGTAACACCAACCCCAACCCCAACCCCGACACCAACAGTAACAGCAACACCAACACCGACGCCAAGCAGCACACCTGTAGCAGGTGGACAGATAAAGGTATTGTATGCAAACAAGGAGACAAATAGCACAACTAATACGATAAGGCCATGGTTGAAGGTAGTGAACACTGGAAGCAGCAGCATAGATTTGAGCAGAGTAACGATAAGGTACTGGTACACGGTAGATGGGGACAAGGCACAGAGTGCGATATCAGACTGGGCCCAGATAGGAGCAAGCAATGTGACATTCAAGTTTGTGAAGCTGAGCAGTAGCGTAAGTGGAGCGGACTATTATTTAGAGATAGGATTTAAGAGTGGAGCTGGGCAGTTGCAGGCTGGTAAAGACACAGGGGAGATACAGATAAGGTTTAACAAGAGTGATTGGAGCAATTACAATCAGGGGAATGACTGGTCATGGATGCAGAGCATGACGAATTATGGAGAGAATACGAAGGTAACTGCGTATATAGATGGAGTATTGGTATGGGGACAGGAGCCGAGTGGAGCGACAGCAGCACCGACCCCGACAGCGACACCGACACCTACTCCAGCACCAACTCCAACTCCAACGCCGGCACCAACACCAACGTCAACACCAACATCAACGTCAACACCAACATCAACGCCGACTCCGACACCGACTCTGACAGCTACCCCGACGCCGACACCAACACCGGTGCAGACTGTAACACCAACGCCAACAGTAACTCCAAATCCAACATCAACACCGAGTATTCCTGATGATGCAAATGATGATTGGCTTTATGTAAGTGGTAATAAAATAGTTGATAAAGATGGTAGACCGGTATGGTTAACAGGTATTAACTGGTTTGGATACAATACAGGTACAAATGTTTTTGATGGTGTATGGAGTTGCAATCTAAAAGATACTTTGGCTGAAATAGCCAATAGAGGCTTTAATTTGCTAAGAATTCCAATATCAGCCGAGATTATACTGAACTGGTCGCAAGGTATTTATCCAAAACCAAATATAAACTACTACGTTAATCCAGAACTTGAGGGCAAAAACAGTCTAGAAGTATTTGACATAGTTGTACAAACATGTAAAGAAGTTGGTTTGAAAATTATGTTGGATATTCATAGCATAAAAACAGACGCAATGGGACATATCTATCCAGTATGGTATGATGATAAATTTACTCCAGAGGATTTTTTTAAGGCGTGTGAGTGGATTACAAATAGATATAAAAAGGATGATACTATTATAGCTTTTGACCTAAAAAATGAGCCACATGGAAAACCATGGCAAGACACAACATTTGCAAAATGGGATAATTCAACAGATATTAATAATTGGAAATATGCGGCTGAAACATGTGCGAAACGTATACTAAATATAAATCCAAACCTTCTTATTGTAATAGAAGGAATTGAAGCATATCCAAAAGATGACGTTACATGGACATCAAAATCCTATAGCGATTACTATTCAACATGGTGGGGCGGTAACTTGCGAGGTGTTAAAAAGTATCCTATTAATCTGGGTAAATATCAAAATAAAGTAGTATATTCACCTCATGATTACGGACCCTCTGTTTACCAGCAGCCGTGGTTTTATTCAGGCTTCACAAAAGAGTCTTTACTACAAGATTGTTGGCGTCCGAATTGGGCTTACATCATGGAAGAAAACATTGCGCCGCTGCTGATAGGTGAATGGGGTGGTTATCTTGATGGAGCTGATAACGAAAAGTGGATGAGATATCTACGAGATTACATCATAGAGAATCATATTCATCACACATTTTGGTGCTTTAATGCTAACTCAGGTGACACTGGAGGTTTGGTTGGATACGATTTTACGACATGGGATGAAAAAAAATACTCATTTTTAAAGCCGGCTCTTTGGCAAGACAGTCAAGGTAGGTTTGTTGGATTAGATCACAAGCGATCCTTAGGTACAAATGGGAAAAACATTAATATTACAATTTACTACAACAATAATGAACCAGCGCCAGTTCCAGCCGCAAAATGA
- a CDS encoding phospholipid carrier-dependent glycosyltransferase: MKEKNVLLLLSILIATGYFILQVISIGSREIPTTYWASKEEGSTIEVRISPKMFIKDFFIYFGYGDGKVDIQFLNDNSVIFQQSVQSAFFQGKVILVNNVVDKVLIVTHGNGLEIREIAAKKDDKQFIDFSKAEIVILKGFNYLGNPYNLVDEQAKMRSIVSYRYSSYFDEIYHARTAYELLKGLPPYDLVHPPLGKWLISVGMAVWGVNPFGWRIVNLIFGSIALVLILILFTKLHKPSFWCGIAVIILMASDFLHNSLSRTANLDTFSLFFILLCSIFGMYYISSILKKKEKLSKTNLAYFLTFSTGGLAFACKWNALYSIIPILTISFSYRVHNLIKSNDKNWVVKVIKNGLLSIIAFLIPYYLTYLPITIKYPYHNLPWAVISDFIMLQNHIWKYHSTLVATHPFSSEWYQWLLATKPLWAYYDNSLPSNLRSTIAYLGNPVIWGLGLLALAYLLIVALKNPKDNLRSFIVIASYISSIVPWMFIGRIKFIYHYYLALPWLYIAIAMAIDNLRLKQGLKEKVAMTVSSLALIMLIIYYPAVSGLTVSAKYINMLKIMKSWIF, from the coding sequence ATGAAGGAAAAAAATGTATTATTATTACTCTCAATTCTGATTGCCACAGGATACTTTATTCTTCAGGTTATTTCCATTGGCTCAAGAGAAATACCAACAACATATTGGGCATCCAAAGAAGAGGGCAGTACAATTGAAGTAAGAATTTCACCTAAGATGTTTATAAAAGACTTCTTTATCTATTTTGGTTATGGAGACGGGAAAGTTGATATACAATTTTTGAACGATAACTCGGTAATATTCCAACAATCTGTCCAATCAGCCTTTTTTCAAGGTAAGGTAATATTAGTTAATAACGTCGTTGACAAAGTGCTTATCGTGACACATGGAAATGGTCTTGAGATTAGAGAAATTGCAGCAAAAAAAGATGACAAACAGTTTATAGATTTTTCAAAAGCAGAAATTGTTATTTTAAAAGGCTTCAACTATTTAGGAAATCCTTATAATTTAGTTGATGAGCAAGCTAAAATGAGAAGTATAGTAAGTTACCGTTACAGTTCATATTTTGATGAGATATATCATGCAAGAACAGCCTACGAACTGTTAAAAGGGCTGCCACCTTATGATTTAGTTCATCCACCCTTAGGTAAATGGCTAATATCAGTTGGAATGGCAGTATGGGGAGTGAACCCATTTGGATGGAGAATTGTTAATTTAATTTTTGGTTCAATTGCATTGGTTCTTATACTAATTTTATTTACTAAGCTACACAAACCCTCATTTTGGTGCGGAATAGCAGTTATAATATTGATGGCAAGTGACTTTTTGCATAATAGCTTGTCGAGAACAGCAAACCTTGATACATTCAGTTTGTTTTTTATTCTTTTATGTTCAATTTTTGGAATGTATTACATTAGTAGTATACTAAAAAAGAAAGAAAAATTATCTAAAACGAATTTAGCGTACTTTTTGACATTTTCAACTGGAGGGTTAGCATTTGCTTGTAAATGGAATGCTTTGTATTCAATTATACCTATTTTAACAATTTCATTCTCATATAGAGTGCATAATCTTATAAAAAGTAATGACAAAAATTGGGTTGTAAAGGTGATCAAAAATGGATTATTATCCATCATAGCTTTTTTAATACCTTATTATCTTACATACCTTCCAATAACAATAAAATACCCATATCATAATTTACCATGGGCAGTTATAAGTGATTTTATAATGTTGCAAAACCATATTTGGAAATACCATTCGACGTTAGTGGCAACGCATCCATTTTCTTCTGAGTGGTATCAATGGTTATTGGCAACGAAACCACTATGGGCTTATTATGACAATTCGTTGCCAAGTAATTTACGTTCGACTATTGCATATTTAGGGAATCCAGTCATATGGGGTCTGGGGTTGTTAGCACTGGCATATTTATTGATAGTGGCTCTGAAAAATCCAAAAGACAATTTGAGGTCTTTTATAGTAATTGCAAGCTATATATCTTCAATTGTTCCATGGATGTTTATAGGTAGAATTAAGTTTATATATCATTATTATCTCGCATTACCTTGGCTTTACATAGCGATAGCTATGGCAATTGATAATCTAAGACTAAAGCAGGGATTAAAAGAAAAAGTTGCAATGACAGTAAGTAGTTTAGCTCTGATTATGCTTATCATATACTATCCTGCTGTGAGCGGTTTGACTGTGTCAGCAAAATACATTAATATGCTAAAGATAATGAAGAGTTGGATATTCTAA
- a CDS encoding glycoside hydrolase family 48 protein: MMKKLVKIIAHVVLITFVAGVCLFGAMSYYPIETKAAPDWSIPSLYESYKNDFRIGVAIPAKCLSNDTDRRMVLKHFNSITAENEMKPESLLAGQTSTGLNYRFSTADAFVNFANTNNIGIRGHTLVWHSQTPDWFFKDSSGQRLTKDALLARLKQYIYDVVGRYKGKVYAWDVVNEAIDENQSDGYRRSTWYEICGPEYIEKAFIWAHEADPNAKLFYNDYNTEISKKRDFIYNMVKNLKSKGIPIHGIGMQCHINVNWPSVSEIENSIKLFSSIPGIEIHITELDMSLYNYGSSENYSTPPQDLLQKQAQKYKELFTMLKKYTNVVKCVTFWGLKDDYSWLRSFNGKNDWPLLFFEDYSAKPAYWAVIEASGTSTTPAPTTTITPTPTPTSTATPTPTPTPAPTATPTPTVTPTPTSTPTPTPSSTPLAGGQIKVLYANKETNSTTNTIRPWLKVVNTGSSSIDLSRVTIRYWYTVDGDKAQSAISDWAQIGASNVTFKFVKLSSSVSGADYYLEIGFKSGAGKLQAGKDTGEIQIRFNKSDWSNYNQGNDWSWMQSMTNYGENTKVTAYIDGVLVWGQEPSGATATPTPTPAPTPTPTPTVTPTPTPTSTPTPTPSSTPLAGRQIKVLYANKETNSTTNTIRPWLKVVNTGSSSIDLSRVTIRYWYTVDGDKAQSAISDWAQIGASNVTFKFVKLSSSVSGADYYLEIGFKSGAGKLQAGKDTGEIQIRFNKSDWSNYNQGNDWSWMQSMTNYGENTKVTAYIDGVLVWGQEPSGATATPTPTPAPTPTPTPTVTPTPTPTSTPTPTPTATPTPTPTVTPTPTPTPTPTVTATPTPTPSSTPGVLGEYGQRFMWLWNKIHDPANGYFNQDGIPYHSVETLICEAPDYGHLTTSEAFSYYVWLEAVYGKLTGDWSKFKTAWDTLEKYMIPSAEDQPMRSYDPNKPATYAGEWETPDKYPSPLEFNVPVGKDPLHNELVSTYGSTLMYGMHWLMDVDNWYGYGKRGDGVSRASFINTFQRGPEESVWETVPHPSWEEFKWGGPNGFLDLFIKDQNYSKQWRYTDAPDADARAIQATYWAKVWAKEQGKFNDISSYVAKAAKMGDYLRYAMFDKYFKPLGCQDKNAAGGTGYDSAHYLLSWYYAWGGALDGAWSWKIGSSHVHFGYQNPMAAWALANDSDMKPKSPNGASDWAKSLKRQIEFYRWLQSAEGAIAGGATNSWNGRYEKYPAGTATFYGMAYEPNPVYHDPGSNTWFGFQAWSMQRVAEYYYVTGDKDAGALLEKWVSWVKSVVKLNSDGTFAIPSTLDWSGQPDTWNGAYTGNSNLHVKVVDYGTDLGITASLANALLYYSAGTKKYGVFDEGAKNLAKELLDRMWKLYRDEKGLSAPEKRADYKRFFEQEVYIPAGWTGKMPNGDVIKSGVKFIDIRSKYKQDPDWPKLEAAYKSGQAPEFRYHRFWAQCDIAIANATYEILFGNQ; the protein is encoded by the coding sequence ATGATGAAGAAATTAGTTAAAATTATAGCTCACGTGGTATTGATTACATTTGTAGCAGGTGTTTGTTTGTTTGGTGCGATGAGTTATTATCCAATTGAAACCAAAGCAGCACCTGACTGGAGCATTCCAAGTTTGTATGAGAGTTATAAGAATGATTTTAGGATAGGTGTAGCAATACCTGCAAAATGTTTGAGCAACGATACAGACAGGAGGATGGTATTAAAACATTTTAACAGTATAACAGCAGAGAATGAAATGAAGCCAGAAAGTTTATTAGCTGGGCAAACAAGTACAGGTCTAAATTACAGATTTAGCACTGCTGATGCCTTTGTAAACTTTGCGAATACGAACAATATAGGAATTAGAGGACATACTTTAGTATGGCACAGCCAGACGCCTGATTGGTTTTTTAAAGACAGCAGTGGACAAAGGTTAACCAAGGATGCATTGTTAGCAAGATTGAAGCAATATATATATGATGTTGTAGGAAGGTATAAGGGAAAAGTATACGCATGGGACGTTGTAAATGAAGCCATTGATGAGAATCAGTCTGATGGTTATAGGCGGTCGACATGGTATGAGATTTGTGGACCAGAATACATTGAGAAAGCATTTATATGGGCACATGAAGCAGATCCCAACGCAAAGCTATTTTATAATGACTATAATACTGAGATTTCCAAGAAAAGAGATTTTATATACAACATGGTTAAGAATTTAAAATCAAAAGGAATACCAATACATGGTATTGGAATGCAATGCCATATAAATGTTAACTGGCCTTCAGTTAGCGAAATAGAGAACAGCATAAAGTTATTCAGTTCAATACCGGGCATAGAAATTCATATAACAGAGCTTGATATGAGTTTATACAATTACGGATCAAGCGAAAACTATTCGACACCCCCACAGGACTTACTTCAGAAGCAAGCTCAGAAGTACAAAGAATTATTTACAATGTTAAAGAAGTATACGAATGTTGTAAAATGTGTAACATTTTGGGGATTAAAAGATGATTATTCATGGTTAAGATCTTTTAACGGCAAAAATGATTGGCCATTATTGTTTTTTGAGGATTACAGTGCAAAACCAGCTTATTGGGCAGTAATAGAAGCATCAGGGACATCAACAACACCAGCTCCAACTACAACTATTACACCGACTCCAACACCAACATCAACAGCAACACCAACACCGACACCCACACCAGCACCAACAGCAACTCCAACCCCAACAGTGACACCGACACCAACGTCAACACCAACACCGACGCCGAGCAGCACACCTTTAGCAGGTGGGCAGATAAAGGTATTGTATGCAAACAAGGAGACAAATAGCACAACTAATACGATAAGGCCATGGTTGAAGGTAGTGAACACTGGAAGCAGCAGCATAGATTTGAGCAGAGTAACGATAAGGTACTGGTACACGGTAGATGGGGACAAGGCACAGAGTGCGATATCAGACTGGGCCCAGATAGGAGCAAGCAATGTGACATTCAAGTTTGTGAAGCTGAGCAGTAGTGTAAGTGGAGCGGACTATTATTTAGAGATAGGATTTAAGAGTGGAGCTGGGAAGTTGCAGGCTGGTAAAGACACAGGGGAGATACAGATAAGGTTTAACAAGAGTGACTGGAGCAATTACAATCAGGGGAATGACTGGTCATGGATGCAGAGCATGACGAATTATGGAGAGAATACGAAGGTAACTGCGTATATAGATGGAGTATTGGTATGGGGACAGGAGCCGAGTGGAGCGACAGCGACACCGACACCTACACCAGCACCAACTCCAACTCCAACTCCAACAGTAACACCTACCCCAACACCAACGTCAACACCAACACCGACGCCGAGCAGCACACCTTTAGCAGGTAGACAGATAAAGGTATTGTATGCAAACAAGGAGACAAATAGCACAACAAACACGATAAGGCCATGGTTGAAGGTAGTGAACACTGGAAGCAGCAGCATAGATTTGAGCAGAGTAACGATAAGGTACTGGTACACGGTAGATGGGGACAAGGCACAGAGTGCGATATCAGACTGGGCCCAGATAGGAGCAAGCAATGTGACATTCAAGTTTGTGAAGCTGAGCAGTAGTGTAAGTGGAGCGGACTATTATTTAGAGATAGGATTTAAGAGTGGAGCTGGGAAGTTGCAGGCTGGTAAAGACACAGGGGAGATACAGATAAGGTTTAACAAGAGTGACTGGAGCAATTACAATCAGGGGAATGACTGGTCATGGATGCAGAGCATGACGAATTATGGAGAGAATACGAAGGTAACTGCGTATATAGATGGAGTATTGGTATGGGGACAGGAGCCGAGTGGAGCGACAGCGACACCGACACCTACACCAGCACCAACTCCAACTCCAACTCCAACAGTAACACCTACCCCAACACCAACGTCAACACCAACACCGACACCAACTGCTACACCGACGCCAACACCGACAGTAACACCAACCCCAACCCCAACCCCGACACCAACAGTAACAGCAACACCAACACCGACGCCAAGCAGCACACCGGGTGTGCTTGGCGAATATGGGCAGAGGTTTATGTGGTTATGGAACAAGATACATGATCCTGCGAACGGGTATTTTAACCAGGATGGGATACCATATCATTCGGTAGAGACATTGATATGCGAAGCACCTGATTATGGTCATTTGACCACGAGTGAGGCATTTTCGTACTATGTATGGTTAGAGGCAGTGTATGGTAAGTTAACAGGTGACTGGAGCAAATTTAAGACAGCATGGGACACATTAGAGAAGTATATGATACCATCAGCGGAAGATCAGCCGATGAGGTCATATGATCCTAACAAGCCAGCGACATACGCAGGGGAGTGGGAGACACCGGACAAGTATCCATCGCCGTTGGAGTTTAATGTACCTGTTGGCAAAGACCCGTTGCATAATGAACTTGTGAGCACATATGGTAGCACATTAATGTATGGTATGCACTGGTTGATGGACGTAGACAACTGGTATGGATATGGCAAGAGAGGGGACGGAGTAAGTCGGGCATCATTTATCAACACGTTCCAGAGAGGGCCTGAGGAGTCTGTATGGGAGACGGTGCCACATCCGAGCTGGGAGGAATTCAAGTGGGGCGGACCGAATGGATTTTTAGATTTGTTTATTAAGGATCAGAACTATTCGAAGCAATGGAGATATACGGATGCACCAGATGCTGATGCGAGAGCTATTCAGGCTACTTATTGGGCGAAAGTATGGGCGAAGGAGCAAGGTAAGTTTAATGATATAAGCAGCTATGTAGCGAAGGCAGCGAAGATGGGAGACTATTTAAGGTATGCGATGTTTGACAAGTATTTCAAGCCATTAGGATGTCAGGATAAGAATGCGGCTGGAGGAACGGGGTATGACAGTGCACATTATCTGCTATCATGGTATTATGCATGGGGTGGAGCATTGGATGGAGCATGGTCATGGAAAATAGGGAGCAGCCATGTGCACTTTGGATATCAGAATCCGATGGCGGCATGGGCATTAGCGAATGATAGTGATATGAAGCCGAAGTCGCCGAATGGAGCGAGCGATTGGGCAAAGAGTTTGAAGAGGCAGATAGAATTTTACAGGTGGTTACAGTCAGCGGAGGGAGCGATAGCAGGAGGCGCGACAAATTCATGGAATGGCAGATATGAGAAGTATCCAGCAGGGACAGCAACATTTTATGGAATGGCATATGAACCGAATCCGGTATATCATGATCCTGGGAGCAACACATGGTTTGGATTCCAGGCATGGTCTATGCAGAGGGTAGCGGAGTATTACTATGTGACAGGAGATAAGGACGCAGGAGCACTGCTTGAGAAGTGGGTAAGCTGGGTTAAGAGTGTAGTGAAGTTGAATAGTGATGGTACGTTTGCGATACCGTCGACGCTTGATTGGAGCGGACAACCTGATACATGGAACGGGGCGTATACAGGGAATAGCAACTTACATGTTAAGGTAGTGGACTATGGTACTGACTTAGGAATAACAGCGTCATTGGCGAATGCGTTGTTGTACTATAGTGCAGGGACGAAGAAGTATGGGGTATTTGATGAGGGAGCGAAGAATTTAGCGAAGGAATTGCTGGACAGGATGTGGAAGTTGTACAGGGATGAGAAGGGATTGTCAGCGCCAGAGAAGAGAGCGGACTACAAGAGGTTCTTTGAGCAAGAGGTATATATACCTGCAGGATGGACAGGGAAGATGCCGAATGGAGATGTAATAAAGAGTGGAGTTAAGTTTATAGACATAAGGAGCAAGTATAAACAAGATCCTGATTGGCCGAAGTTAGAGGCGGCATACAAGTCAGGGCAGGCACCTGAGTTCAGATATCACAGGTTCTGGGCACAGTGCGACATAGCAATAGCTAATGCAACATATGAAATACTGTTTGGCAATCAATAA